The following proteins are encoded in a genomic region of Drosophila miranda strain MSH22 chromosome 4, D.miranda_PacBio2.1, whole genome shotgun sequence:
- the LOC108162455 gene encoding piezo-type mechanosensitive ion channel component isoform X17: protein MAFSYACMVLQRVVVPAVLVLASLMRPVGISFVYLLMFFMSPFVPLATRRNFKGSVNAFFIILLSLSTLVLLGHIALQIVAVSTALPIYNCSFSERLLRHIGFVSFIDLKPLAIIEWLAPEVLVFATSLGSYLTVKRLAVQPVNAEQLENGELIEAQSGDHAQSTQPPCPTDANGGDVQQATATTPLQQQQQQLRKRVSMISQHIHFEGLIKISPLFCLATLFFAAALRPSVPGGFYFLIFLLAGTYWATCQTLQRGFALLLRCVMVVLVLHSLSIVSYQTPWMQGHLNHTSLTARLIGLEPLIESYCSPDIRVLLYNNTLYLDSYLNPFALFFAYFALALTTKHLIKPRVSLRRDQRAALNEPTETTPLVRQSTRKGRPAQPLDSGSSVAMGGTQRGNEIPLDSLEQRSEQENTTTSILDQISYGFVSVGGFIYQNSYIFTNILMMAWSIVYHSWLTFVLLLWANVLWMIPNQRKAMMRSSPFIVLYAEVLLVAQYIYGMDLNNNELPTKVTTAGINLQQIGFERPIENHMRPCVPLIVKTAFVLMFWVTSRQFFKEKRDRRRDTMADIIAPLQITVGSAGSSYLINDGKKTSKFLKKAGDVIKNLLVRLWIWLLVLVIFLCAITGENMTGFRICYMALFLFFLLVFQSSSKAWVKIMYGFWLFLIFYAMSILILIYTYQFDKFDTYWNDYLNVSKTLQNDIGLKRYQTKDLFLHLVSPTIIVILTVIQVHYFHKRFIASLQQQPAAGAAGAGASAQQKPTETTALEAAPSKRRGSAGSLRRSQGPSGEAAPGGATTDFETSVRDLVRISFRKIKNKSEYIFKNFKDVFWRFLELHIMKAVYIAAFVCSVSEVCVLHIVFVGFCVLGATSRKAIQVIISRVISFIVTIIVLSKMIYQIEYLSHTQYTVFCSDNRTANNAEWVGLTKAEKLEGGLMSLLRTYIIYMVTVTMHAVITLRQLQMRVKIGAVNAPPTKLLFPNIIRADAEKDLVGLVKYLLNYAFYKFGIEISLIALVSTITYRQDIVAVVYALWLVVLLLLRRSQCAKIWGVFQAFFAISILTQYIILVGLPPSSCLVYPWDEGAFGESIQRWTMLPGALHFNHVPKLIFDFIVLVILNRQKSIFCIEQRYASNDDYPGGSNRSVISDIAQLGRTPFDNPTHDFCSYIRNYSDILKNGVLCGFYWFTLAVVFLAGTNIADLLALGYLIGAFVFLWQGSDFYLRPINTIISRWKWLLAFNVANILIKTSFQMAGCLFMTPLTTHCCWLVHMLGITCTSNVLKEQLMLTEETDLILAPGECPKITHQVVLLWDTICFAFIIFQLRIFKSHYFCHIITDTKANNILASRGADIIEGLRQNQIAHRHGHEKQVLLKIKRKMERIRATQQKMLRPLDKQTHFDEHGYPLPAPTVRRRKEIKLHPHATRAGDYYMFEEMDDKFELDLIHDEIDFLEEENMTESEMKMQRRKTLYDKSKDAPGADFPSTSKGISKERDEASTEIPAAPTRDVADLPVIPPPPTSLGREATYKETSESKSKMEVDSGEVTAKDSDEDFDTNPIIRLLEGFLVTLTIRLNRFSRNYRYVNRILAGEKKTLKESSSLNRLGLSSAAAMFHFLKSNLESNESGGEQPASSSTPRRLLAPAIVTPPTATEHTTTSTPLNTNTTTTPLSPQDPPTPPTTSTPVQQNQPQNQPQHSRLSAVDDIIELPVDTVDAAISRKQSINSSPPAKGAGDFNLEEENFAQRDHHIIVEVLISSWYALLANTDLICYIVVFINQVVNASLISLPLPIMVFLWGTLSLPRPTKTFWVTLIAYTQAIVLIKCIFQFKLIWANYHNLPNQPLTAAKIFGVEMKTHYAVYDLMLLLVLFLHRYLLKSQGLWKSGYKDTDQQFAKPTASIDDRDDSDNLSQPDSRQLNDDVAQKLSLQVSQASLPGSPEYSKSGINQLERTKYTSSLHKFFFSLVHKSRLATDVYALMFLCDFINFFVLLFGFTAFGTQQTESDEGVQTYLAENKVPIPFLIMLLVQFLLIVIDRALYLRKALVNKIIFHFFSVIGIHIWMFFVVPAVTERTFNSLAPPIIFYVIKCFYMLLSSYQIKSGYPKRILGNFFTKGFSMVNMIAFKVYMQIPFLYELRTILDWVCIDSTMTIFDWLKMEDIFSNIYLIRCTRQSETDFPAMRAQKKASISKLIMGGTIVLLIVICIWGPLCLFALGNAVGTSNVPFQVSLSIRIGPYDPIYTTNNYDSIFEIDPTMYSQMTNAYIKDKQALTFITGYDATDVAAVKLAGNSPSLWNIAPPDRQRLLNDLRNNHTLKARFSYTLTRKAPAKGLKEIVGDEHAISLDETFEGRAALINMLNETHDLEPTGNDTSTNGTSSFEEVVVLPAMIPKFIKVLNSGDAAVVTVLSPKNEEYRPLVIKMHRDKETNGLWWEIRDFCNDTFYNTTLKEFAYSNCTSGIVMYTFNDKKFPSTFSFLTAGGIIGLYTTFVLLASRFMKSFIGGQNRKIMFEDLPYVDRVLQLCLDIYLVREALEFALEEDLFAKLLFLYRSPETLIKWTRPKEEYVDDDADTDSMSVRRSEQLQQHQQHQQQQ from the exons ATGGCCTTCAGCTATGCGTGCATGGTGCTGCAGCGCGTCGTCGTTCCGGCTGTGCTGGTTCTGG CTTCGCTGATGCGACCGGTGGGCATATCATTTGTGTACCTTCTAATGTTCTTCATGTCACCGTTTGTGCCCCTCGCCACGCGACGCAACTTCAAGGGATCAGTCAACGCCTTCTTCATCATTCTGCTGTCGCTGAGCACCCTAGTCCTGCTGGGGCACATCGCCCTCCAGATAGTGGCCGTCAGCACAGCGCTGCCCATCTACAACTGCTCCTTCAGCGAGCGCCTGCTTAGGCACATTGGCTTCGTGAGCTTCATCGATCTAAA GCCCCTGGCCATCATTGAGTGGCTAGCCCCGGAGGTCCTGGTGTTTGCCACCTCTCTTGGCTCCTACCTCACCGTGAAGCGACTGGCCGTACAGCCCGTCAACGCTGAGCAGCTGGAGAACGGCGAGCTGATCGAGGCCCAGTCCGGGGACCACGCCCAGTCGACTCAGCCCCCCTGCCCCACAGATGCCAATGGCGGAGATGTGCAGCAGGCCACGGCAACGACGccactgcagcagcaacagcagcagctgcggAAGCGGGTCTCCATGATCAGTCAGCATATCCACTTCGAGGGATTGATCAAGATCT CGCCTCTCTTCTGCCTTGCCACACTGTTCTTTGCGGCCGCGCTGCGTCCCTCGGTGCCGGGTGGATTCTATTTTCTCATCTTCCTGCTGGCCGGCACTTACTGGGCAACCTGCCAGACGCTGCAACG TGGCTTCGCCTTGCTGTTGCGCTGCGTAATGGTCGTCCTTGTGCTCCACTCGCTGTCCATTGTGTCCTACCAGACGCCCTGGATGCAGGGCCACCTCAATCACACCAGCCTGACGGCGCG TCTAATTGGTCTGGAGCCGCTCATTGAATCCTACTGCTCGCCGGATATACGAGTCCTTCTGTACAATAATACCCTGTATCTGGACTCGTATCTGAACCCGTTTGCCCTGTTCTTTGCCTACTTCGCTTTGGCTCTGACCACCAAGCATCTGATCAAGCCCAGG GTTTCTCTGCGCCGTGATCAGCGCGCAGCGTTGAATGAACCGACTGAGACGACGCCT CTGGTGCGTCAGAGTACTCGGAAGGGGCGCCCAGCCCAGCCCCTGGATAGCGGATCTTCGGTGGCAATGGGCGGCACTCAACGCGGCAATGAAATACCGCTGGACTCGCTGGAGCAGCGATCGGAGCAAGAGAACACGACCACCTCGATATTGGATCAGATATCGTATGGCTTTGTCAGTGTGGGTGGCTTCATCTACCAGAACAGCTATATATTCACCAATATTCTAATGATG GCCTGGTCCATAGTATACCACAGTTGGCTGACGTTCGTCCTCCTGCTGTGGGCCAATGTGCTGTGGATGATCCCCAACCAGCGGAAGGCGATGATGCGGTCCAGTCCGTTCATCGTGCTCTACGCGGAGGTGCTGCTGGTGGCCCAGTACATATACGGCATGGACCTGAACAACAACGAGCTTCCCACGAAGGTCACC ACGGCGGGCATCAATCTGCAGCAGATTGGGTTCGAGCGGCCCATCGAGAACCACATGCGTCCATGTGTGCCGCTGATCGTGAAGACAGCCTTCGTCCTGATGTTCTGGGTGACGTCGCGGCAGTTCTTCAAGGAGAAGCGCGACCGGCGAAGGGACACCATGGCGGACATCATTGCTCCGCTGCAGATCACCGTGGGCTCGGCGGGGTCCAGCTACCTCATCAACGACGGCAAGAAGACCTCAAAGTTCCTAAAGAAGGCCGGCGATGTGATCAAAAACCTGCTGGTGCGCCTGTGGATctggctgctggtgctggtgatCTTCCTCTGCGCGATCACCGGAGAGAATATGACAGGCTTCCGCATCTGCTACATGGCCCTGTTCCTGTTCTTCTTGCTGGTCTTTCAGTCCTCGTCCAAGGCCTGGGTGAAGATCATGTACGGCTTCTGGCTGTTCCTCATTTTCTACGCCATGTCCATACTGATTCTGATCTACACATATCAATTCGACAAGTTCGATACGTACTGGAACGACTATCTTAATGTGTCCAAGACGCT ACAAAACGACATTGGCCTGAAGCGCTACCAAACGAAGGATCTTTTCCTGCACCTGGTCTCGCCCACGATCATTGTGATCCTGACTGTGATCCAAGTGCATTACTTCCACAAGCGCTTCATTGCCtcgctgcaacagcagccagcggCTGGTGCTGCCGGAGCTGGCGCCTCTGCACAGCAGAAACCCACCGAGACAACGGCCCTGGAAGCGGCGCCCTCAAAGCGTCGTGGCAGTGCCGGCTCCCTACGGCGCTCCCAGGGTCCCTCAGGCGAGGCGGCGCCCGGCGGCGCCACCACAGACTTTGAGACCTCTGTGCGGGATCTGGTGCGGATTTCCTTCCGCAAGATCAAGAACAAGTCAGAGTACATCTTCAAGAACTTCAAGGACGTCTTCTGGCGCTTCCTGGAGCTGCACATTATGAAGGCCGTCTACATCGCCGCCTTTGTGTGCAGCGTGAGCGAGGTCTGCGTCCTGCACATTGTCTTTGTGGGTTTCTGTGTGCTGGGTGCCACCTCACGGAAGGCCATCCAAGTGATAATCAGCCGCGTGATATCGTTTATTGTCACCATCATCGTCCTGTCTAAGATGATCTATCAGATTGAGTACCTTAGCCACACCCAGTACACCGTCTTCTGC TCCGACAACCGCACGGCCAACAACGCCGAGTGGGTGGGCCTCACGAAGGCTGAGAAGCTGGAGGGTGGTTTGATGAGCCTGCTGCGCACGTACATCATCTACATGGTCACTGTGACCATGCACGCCGTGATCACGTTGCGCCAGCTGCAGATGAGAGTGAAGATTGGAGCCGTGAATGCCCCGCCCACCAAGCTGCTGTTCCCCAATATCATCCGCGCCGATGCTGAGAAGGATCTAGTGGGTTTGGTCAAGTACCTCCTGAACTATGCCTTCTACAAGTTTGGCATCGAGATATCGCTGATTGCCCTGGTCTCCACCATCACGTACCGCCAGGACATTGTGGCCGTGGTCTATGCGCTCTGGCTGGTCGTCCTCTTGCTACTAAGGCGGTCGCAGTGCGCCAAGATCTGGGGAGTTTTCCAGGCCTTCTTTGCCATCTCGATATTGACGCAATATATCATCTTGGTGGGACTGCCGCCAAGCTCATGTCTGG TTTATCCCTGGGACGAGGGCGCCTTTGGGGAGAGCATCCAACGCTGGACGATGCTGCCCGGAGCCCTGCACTTCAACCATGTGCCCAAGCTGATCTTCGACTTCATCGTCCTGGTCATCCTGAACCGTCAGAAGAGCATCTTCTGCATCGAGCAGCGCTATGCCAGCAACGACGACTATCCCGGAGGCAGCAATCGCAGCGTCATCTCGGACATTGCCCAGCTGGGGAGGACGCCCTTCGACAATCCCACCCACGACTTCTGCTCGTACATCCGCAACTACTCGGACATCCTGAAGAACGGGGTGCTGTGCGGCTTCTACTGGTTCACCCTGGCCGTGGTATTCTTGGCCGGGACCAACATTGCTGATCTGCTGGCCCTGGGCTACCTCATTGGGGCGTTCGTCTTCCTCTGGCAGGGCTCCGACTTCTATCTACGGCCCATCAACACCATCATCAGTCGCTGGAAGTGGCTGCTGGCCTTCAACGTGGCTAACATCCTCATCAAGACGAGCTTCCAAATGGCCGGCTGCTTGTTCATGACGCCCCTGACCACTCACTGCTGCTGGCTGGTGCACATGCTAGGCATCACCTGCACGAGCAACGTGCTCAAGGAGCAACTGATGCTGACCGAAGAGACGGACCTTATATTGGCGCCCGGTGAATGCCCCAAGATCACGCATCAGGTGGTCCTGCTGTGGGACACGATCTGCTTTGCCTTCATCATCTTCCAGCTGCGCATCTTTAAGTCTCACTACTTCTGCCACATCATCACGGACACGAAGGCCAACAATATTCTGGCCTCCAG AGGAGCTGATATCATTGAGGGATTGCGGCAGAACCAGATTGCCCATCGCCACGGCCATGAAAAGCAGGTCCTGCTCAAGATCAAGCGGAAGATGGAGCGGATTCGGGCCACGCAGCAGAAGATGCTGCGACCCCTGGACAAGCAGACACATTTTGATG aACATGGTTATCCACTTCCTGCACCAACAGTACGCAGAAGGAAGGAAATCAAATTACATCCACATG CTACCCGGGCTGGTGACTACTACATGTTCGAGGAGATGGATGACAAGTTCGAGCTGGACTTGATACACGACGAGATTGACTTTCTGGAGGAGGAGAACATGACCGAGAGCGAGATGAAGATGCAGCGCCGCAAGACCCTCTATGAT AAATCCAAGGATGCTCCCGGTGCCGACTTTCCCTCCACCAGTAAGGGCATATCCAAAGAGCGGGATGAAGCAAGCACGGAAATTCCGGCGGCTCCCACCCGCGATGTGGCTGATCTGCCAGTAATTCCACCGCCCCCGACCAGCTTGGGACGTGAGGCCACCTACAAGGAGACTTCGGAAAGCAAATCTAAGATGGAAGTCGACAGCGGCGAGGTGACGGCCAAGGACTCGGACGAGGACTTCGACACGAATCCCATCATCAGGCTGCTCGAGGGCTTCTTGGTCACCCTGACCATAAGACTGAACCGCTTCTCCCGCAACTACCGCTACGTCAATCGCATCTTGGCTGGCGAGAAGAAGACTCTGAAG GAATCGAGCTCCCTGAATCGTCTGGGCCTGTCGAGTGCTGCTGCCATGTTCCACTTCCTCAAGTCCAACCTCGAGAG CAATGAGAGTGGTGGCGAGCAGCCCGCCTCATCGTCCACGCCGCGGCGGCTCCTGGCCCCGGCAATCGTTACTCCACCAACTGCAACAGAACACACAACCACAAGCACCCCACTAAACACGAATACAACAACCACACCGCTATCACCACAAGATCCACCGACACCACCAACAACCAGTACACCAGTACAACAGAATCAGCCACAGAATCAGCCTCAGCACAGTCGACTCAGTGCTGTGGACGACATCATCGAACTGCCCGTAGATACCGTTGATGCAGCCATTTCTAG AAAACAATCGATCAATTCATCGCCGCCAGCCAAGGG CGCCGGCGACTTCAACTTGGAGGAGGAGAACTTTGCCCAGCGGGATCATCACATTATAGTGGAGGTGCTGATCTCCTCGTGGTATGCATTGCTTGCCAACACAGATCTGATTTGCTACATAGTGGTGTTCATCAATCAG GTCGTCAATGCCAGTCTCATCTCGTTGCCGCTGCCCATAATGGTCTTTCTCTGGGGCACTCTGTCACTGCCGCGTCCAACGAAAACCTTCTGGGTCACCCTTATTGCCTACACCCAGGCCATCGTTCTGATCAAGTGTATCTTCCAGTTCAAGCTAATCTGGGCGAACTATCACAACCTGCCCAACCAGCCCTTGACGGCCGCCAAGATCTTTGGCGTGGAGATGAAGACCCACTATGCAGTGTACGACTTGATGCTGTTGCTAGTGCTCTTCTTGCACCGCTATCTTCTCAAGTCGCAAGGCCTGTGGAAGTCGGGCTACAAGGACACAGATCAGCAGTTTGCCAAACCCACCGCTAGCAT CGATGACCGAGACGACAGCGACAACCTATCTCAACCCGACTCTCGCCAGCTGAACGATGATGTGGCCCAGAAATTGAGCCTGCAAGTGAGCCAGGCATCGTTGCCGGGCTCCCCCGAGTACAGCAAGTCGGGCATCAATCAGCTAGA ACGAACCAAGTACACCTCCTCGCTGCACAAGTTCTTCTTTAGTCTGGTGCATAAATCCCGATTGGCCACAGACGTGTATGCCCTGATGTTCCTCTGCGATTTTATAAACTTTTTTGTGCTGCTCTTTGGCTTCACAGCATTTGGA ACCCAGCAAACAGAAAGCGATGAAGGCGTGCAAACATATCTGGCGGAGAATAAAGTGCCCATACCTTTCCTGATCATGCTGCTGGTCCAGTTCCTGCTCATCGTTATCGATCGGGCGCTGTATCTGCGCAAGGCCCTGGTGAACAAGATCATTTTCCATTTCTTCTCGGTGATCGGCATACATATCTGGATGTTCTTCGTGGTGCCGGCGGTGACGGAGCGTACCTTCAACTCGCTGGCGCCACCGATCATCTTCTATGTGATCAAGTGCTTTTACATGCTGCTGAGCTCCTATCAAATCAAGTCGGGCTATCCCAAGCGCATTCTCGGCAACTTCTTCACCAAGGGCTTCTCGATGGTCAACATGATCGCCTTTAAGGTATACATGCAGATCCCGTTCCTGTACGAGCTGCGCACCATTCTCGACTGGGTCTGCATCGACAGCACCATGACCATCTTCGACTGGCTCAAGATGGAGGATATCTTCTCTAACATATATCTCATACGATGCACCAGGCAGTCGGAAACCGACTTCCCAGCCATGCGCGCCCAGAAAAAGGCTTCCATCTCGAAGCTGATTATGGGCGGCACTATTGTCCTGCTGATTGTCATATGCATCTGGGGTCCGTTGTGTCTGTTTGCCTTAGGCAATGCTGTGGGCACCTCCAATGTGCCCTTCCAGGTGTCGCTCTCCATCCGCATTGGACCGTACGACCCCATTTATACCACCAACAACTACGATAGCATTTTCGAGATCGATCCCACAATGTACTCGCAAATGACTAATGCTTATATCAAGGATAAACAGGCTCTGACCTTTATCACTGGCTACGATGCCACGGATGTGGCGGCGGTCAAGCTGGCTGGGAACTCGCCCTCCCTTTGGAATATAGCACCGCCAGATAGGCAGCGTTTGCTGAATGATTTGAGAAATA ATCATACGTTAAAGGCCCGCTTCTCCTACACCCTTACACGGAAGGCTCCGGCCAAGGGTCTGAAAGAAATTGTGGGCGATGAGCATGCCATCTCCCTCGACGAGACTTTTGAAGGACGTGCAGCTCTCATCAATATGCTTAACGAAACCCACGACTTAGAGCCAACGGGTAATGACACCAGTACCAATGGAACCTCTAGCTTTGAAGAAGTAGTAGTGCTGCCTGCCATGATACCAAAATTCATCAAGGTGCTCAACTCGGGCGATGCCGCTGTGGTCACTGTGCTGAGTCCCAAGAACGAGGAATACCGTCCTCTGGTCATCAAAATGCATCGAGACAAGGAGACAAACGGTCTGTGGTGGGAAATACGAGACTTCTGCAATGACACCTTCTACAATACCACTCTGAAGGAGTTTGCCTACAGCAACTGCACTTCCGGTATTGTGATGTATACCTTCAACGACAAGAAGTTCCCATCGACATTCAGCTTCCTCACAGCTGGCGG CATAATTGGGCTGTACACCACATTCGTGTTATTGGCCTCGCGCTTCATGAAGTCCTTCATTGGGGGACAAAATCGAAAGATTATGTTCGAGGATCTACCCTATGTAGATAGGGTATTGCAGCTGTGTCTGGATATATACCTG GTACGCGAGGCCTTAGAATTCGCCTTGGAGGAAGATCTGTTTGCCAAATTACTCTTCCTGTACCGTTCGCCCGAGACGCTCATCAAATGGACCCGTCCCAAGGAGGAGTACGTGGACGATGATGCCGACACCGACTCAATGAGCGTGCGGCGTTCagagcagctgcagcagcaccaacaacaccagcagcaacaataa